From the genome of Thunnus thynnus chromosome 1, fThuThy2.1, whole genome shotgun sequence, one region includes:
- the LOC137189229 gene encoding uncharacterized protein codes for MSQTSHEAAAESGFDNVIDRVWNALNVARRELASQRDEDNMLTATRNTFRRRRRAGEFFTCITPAASHTAITPAASHTAITPAASHTAITPAVSHTDFRAAVSPTAVTPAASHTAPPAIHVSPSQSLAPSAARPLASPAVPQVTPPAATAPMEMPLVTSNSNSHVSYQSPPFNTMSLSSTMDTDGSSPRTDLNPSLEASLDPAQWLNAGTPEVFYRRSCVEPLNRSPVSDFVIDHSEDEDGDEDDIVAVTFETDSPPSEEIDLAVIMSTFQEHRLSEGLVSTICIRRKKLLESAIKAISRASFCWTHSPFIEFVGEDADVMGGPQREFFRSEYLK; via the exons ATGAGCCAAACTTCGCATGAAGCTGCCGCAGAAAGTGGATTTGATAATGTTATTGATCGCGTTTGGAATGCGCTTAATGTAGCAAGACGGGAACTGGCATCGCAGAGGGATGAAGACAACATGCTGACAGCCACAAGAAACACATTTCGGCGGCGAAGAAGAGCAG gggagtttttcacCTGCATCACACCTGCAGCTTCACATACCGCCATCACACCTGCAGCCTCACATACCGCCATCACACCTGCAGCCTCACATACCGCCATCACACCTGCAGTCTCACACACTGACTTTAGAGCTGCAGTCTCACCCACTGCTGTCACACCTGCAGCCTCACACACTGCTCCCCCAGCCATTCATGTAAGTCCATCCCAGTCCCTCGCACCATCAGCCGCCAGACCTCTGGCCTCACCCGCTGTCCCACAGGTCACACCCCCTGCTGCTACAGCACCTATGGAAATGCCATTGGTCACATCTAACAGTAATTCTCATGTAAGTTACCAGTCCCCTCCCTTTAACACCATGTCCCTCTCTTCAACTATGGACACTGATGGAAGCTCACCAAGGACAGACTTGAACCCATCACTC GAGGCAAGTTTGGATCCTGCACAGTGGCTGAATGCTGGGACCCCAGAG GTCTTCTACAGAAGATCATGTGTGGAACCACTAAACAG gaGTCCTGTCAGTGACTTTGTCATTGATCATTCTGAGGATGAGGATGGGGACGAGGACGACATTGTCGCAGTTACTTTTGAAACCGACAGTCCTCCTTcg gaAGAAATTGATCTTGCTGTCATTATGAGCACTTTTCAAGAGCATCGCCTTTCTGAGGGCCTGGTATCCACCATTTGTATCAGGAGGAAAAAGCTTCTGGAGAGCGCTATTAAAGCAATCTCCAGAGCCTCTTTCTGTTGGACCCATTCACCATTCATTGAGTTTGTAGGAGAAGATGCAGATGTTATGGGGGGACCACAGCGAGAGTTTTTCAGGTCTGAATACCTCaagtaa